ACCCACCCTTACAATCACCGGAATGGTGATACCAAAAATCGGTGTAAGGCGGATGCCGATGGCGGTGGTATCTTCGAGAGGTTCGTCAAGTCCCAAAGCATCTTCTTTAGGTACGGCTCTGAAATACATGTGCGAGCGGTATTCGCCCGGCACCATTTCGTTGGAGCGCCGCAACTGCATCCGCACCATTTGCGCTTCGCCGGGAGCCAGCGTAACCATGCGCGGAAAATAACGGATGATTTTGTCGGCAAACATCTGCCCGGGATCGGGTTCTTCTATTTGCTCAAAACTCCCGTCGGGTGTCATGCGATACTGCACAAAAGATACGGAGTAGGTAGCCGAATCCTGACCGGTGTTGGCCAGGTTGATTTCCTGCGACGATTTGTTGCCCTCAAAAACCACCCGCCGTGGGGTGATAAGTAAATTGCCCTGAGCTATTGCGCTGCTGCTGATAAGCATGAGCGACAGGATAAACAGGCTGGCGAGTGCTTTGGCTGAAGTCATGAAGCGCCGCTTTGCTGATGTAATGTTGGTGTAATTGTGTAACATTGGCTGTGTTATTTAATGTTTCGTCAAAACTACAAACATTTTTAATTGGTGAATAAAAAAACGCTGTGAACTTCACAGCGTTTAATATTTAAAAGTGTGCTCATTTTTGAAATTAGTTGTAGGCAAAGGTCAGTTGAAAGGTGCCCGAATAAATTCCCACAGGATTTTCGTCGTACGAACCCACGCTTAGCGTGGCGCCGATACTTACTATTCTGTTGCCATTGGTGAGCACTCCGGGGCCATTTTCTACCGGCGGGTCGGCTACCCAATTTTCTACAAACATGGTCTTGCTCGATTCCTGGTGTATCAGCACTGCAGGGCCGTCGGGCAGTTGCAGCGTAAACGAAGCCTCCGGTGCGCCGGTAATCTGAAAAATGCCGGGGCCATAAGGGCTGGCCACGCCGATAACTGATCCCTGAATGGTACGCGAACCATCCGGGTTGATGATGATGTCGCCGCCATTCATATCCGTCGAAAAGCGGCCAAAGTTGAGTTGGTCGGTTTCGTTGGCCGTAAGTGCCTCTATGATCTCCGCAAAAGCCTGGGCAGTAATGGTTGACTGAGCCACAGCGCTTGCCGAAAGAAACAAAGAGAACAGAAACGTTATGATGATGTTGCGGGTCATATTGGTATTAAATTATCAAAAAACAAAAAAAGGCAAACCAATTTAGTTTGCCTTTTTATAAATCTTTTATGTTCTAGTTGTAGGCAACGGTAACAGAGAGAGCACTTGCATTAGTGTATGATCCTGCAGCCTGATTAGCTTTCACATTAATTGTAGCGCCAACTGTGAGAGTTTCAGTTCCACCTGTTAATACACCAGTAGGTGTAGGTGTGGATGTGAAAGCATTTACTTCCATTGTATTTCCACCGGATTCAACATTGAAAGTTGTTGGCAATACAATTGAATAGGTGGCATCTGCTAATCCAGTAACAGTAAATGATGCGGCTGAGATTGTCCCAGGTGTAGTGGTTGGCAGTCCCAGCGGTTCAGTTGAACTTCTCATTCCTGCAGGAGTAATGGTAACAGCTTGATCGTTAGTTAAAGCAGCAATATTGCCAAAGTTCAAATCAACTTCTTTAGTTATAGCTATAGGAGCTATAATGGTAGCATTTGTTACTGCTGTTTCAGTTGCAGGGCCTTGTGCATTAACACTCTGGAAAGCAAAAGTCATCAGAAAGAGACCAGCGAAAAGAATTGCAAATTTTTTCATAGTAAATTAATTTTTAAAAGTTCGTTTGTTGATTAAATTATAAATTTCTTGTTTAAGAATATTCAATTACAATAATGGATTGATTCAAAATTTTGTCACCGATAATATCAAACATAAAATGGGCAGAATTGTAGTGAAGCCGAATTCCGTTGTTCCATTTTCACGAATGGTTAAGCTGTAACATTCAAAGTGTTTTTTTGAAAGGCTTTGGAGCCTTGTTTTCAAAAATTATTCATTTTGGGAAAGCCTAATATAAAAACGAGGTTAGATTTTGATTAACTATCAATGAAAGGCTACTTCCTTCTACCCGTCATCAATCAATCAGTAATTCAATGAACTTGTTGTAAATAATTTTGCAAAGAAAATAATTAAAGCATAACCCATCTTTATTTTTTTGCTTTTGTTTGCTTTTATATGCTTTTGTATGCCTTTGTTAGAGCGAACGGTTTTTTCCATAAATCGATCTTCGTCTATAACTGAACATTCGGCGTGAAGTGGATAACCTGCGGGCTTTATTCGGACAACATTGTCTTCAAAACATAAAGCCATTTTTCTTTTTTAATAAACAGTATCCACTGTTAAAAAAACAATCAGATCAGCAATTGATTTAGTTATAAATGAAATTGATGTTGTAACCACCCACATACTGTTGTTGCTTTTGTGAAAGGATTTTACTATCAGCGGTAGCATGAAGATTTAGCTGGCCATGTCCGTTGGCGTCAAGAATTTTGGTGGATTGCAGCGATGCATCGATTGTTGTAAAGGATATAAATCCCCGATCTTCATTTTGAATGTCACTATTTTTGATCATGATATTGCAAATCGCAGAAGACTTACCACTTACGCTGATGTTCCCAAGGTTGATTTTATCGACAGAATCATCTCGATGAAGTGTCAGGATGTTATGGGTTGCAGGTGCTATTGTCGTGGCTTCAACTACTTCGGCGGTTACATGCGCTGTAACTATTACCTGAGCTATAATTCCGGGCACATATGCGAGCCAGATAATTAACATGCCGATGTAAAGGAGCGTTTTCATGATGTAAAGAAAATATCAATAAACGCCTACAAGATAGTTGATAAAGCATTGTTTACAAAACCATACAGTAAAATTAATAACAAAAATTCATAGTTGAAGGCATAACACTCTAAGGATATGTAAGATAGTATTCTTAACTAGAATGTTTAAAAGGAGGCTTTTTCATTTGTGAAGAGTCGTAAATCGAATGCTCAAAAACCAGACCAATACCTTGATCTTAGCGGTCAATGGAAAGATGAAAGGGAAATAACTATTTGGTGCCTGTCCAAAGAGTCGATAGCTTTATGACCAAAACTAAAATTTCAATATTCGTGATGGCTCTGAAGATTGAGTTATAAATATTGAAATTTATTGCGATTGCCTACAACGGTTACCGACGGTTGTTTTTCTGTTATTTGAAATTTAGTTGTGAAGTGCCATAATTGAGCTAAAGGAGTGCTACAAATGGCTACATCACTTTTTATGGTAAGTGGCTACTCCTCCTGCGATTTATCCCGGTCTTTGATCTTAATGTAGCGGCTACGTTTCTTTGGTACCAAAGGCACGAGTCCATCTTTTGCGATTATTACTTCATGGCCTGCTTTTATTAGTAAAGTCTTAATTAGACCTCTCATAAACTCATCATCATCAATTACCACAATGTTACTAATAACTATTTTATTTTTTCGGTTAAAGAACAATTTTATTAATGGCTTTGCCCTGATCATTTTGTACTCTCACGAGAAACATTCCGTGTCGGCCTGTCATCGGAAATTTCGTTTGGCTCCCGCCTTCGATGTTTTTGTCGAGTAGCAGATTTCCCATTGGATCAAATACCTTTACAGCACAGGGTTGTTCGATCAATCGCAAGTCGATGGTGAGGATGCCATCATAAGCAAAGATGCGCACCGGCAGCGGCTGATGCGGGTCGGGAAACAGGCCTTCCTGCAGTTGCAACACAAAACGTCCCGTTTCATCTTTTGGCGAAGCCTGGAAAAGGTATTCGTCCGTTTCGAGAAGATTGATGCGTTGGCCGGTTTTATTATCAATTAAAATAGCCGTTTGAATCATCTCCTCTTCAAACCAGGAGGTGATGCGGTAGTTGCCGGCAGCCCCGGCACGAAAGGCAACGGGTATTACCGGATGATCGGCAACCGAGTCGAAAAGCACAGAGGAATAAAATTGTCCCTTGTCAGGAATCCACAGCGCCGGCGCGGTTTTTACAAAGCTAAATCGTTTGTAAGAACCGGAGGCTTTGTCGTGTTTGTCGAGGCCGATGAGGATTTCATCTTCACCAAAGCCATCTGCGGAAGAAACGGTGAGGAAAAACTGATCAGGACGTTGGGTAGTACTTTTGAGCCACTCGGAAGCATTGTCGTGCACGCGCACATTGTTGT
This region of Bacteroidales bacterium genomic DNA includes:
- a CDS encoding DUF4402 domain-containing protein, translated to MTRNIIITFLFSLFLSASAVAQSTITAQAFAEIIEALTANETDQLNFGRFSTDMNGGDIIINPDGSRTIQGSVIGVASPYGPGIFQITGAPEASFTLQLPDGPAVLIHQESSKTMFVENWVADPPVENGPGVLTNGNRIVSIGATLSVGSYDENPVGIYSGTFQLTFAYN
- a CDS encoding DUF4402 domain-containing protein, whose product is MKKFAILFAGLFLMTFAFQSVNAQGPATETAVTNATIIAPIAITKEVDLNFGNIAALTNDQAVTITPAGMRSSTEPLGLPTTTPGTISAASFTVTGLADATYSIVLPTTFNVESGGNTMEVNAFTSTPTPTGVLTGGTETLTVGATINVKANQAAGSYTNASALSVTVAYN